The Saccharopolyspora gloriosae genome window below encodes:
- a CDS encoding NDP-hexose 2,3-dehydratase family protein: protein MARPAGTGLLRKPDTTLPHRLERSARTEQGALHPTEDLLAWIEERNAAQLHDVRRIPFAELDKWRFDDATGDLGHASGKFFSIQGLRVHSDYGPVRTWTQPIINQPEIGILGILVREIDGVLHCLMQAKTEPGNVNGVQLSPTVQATRSNYTRVHEGNPVPYLEHFRDADAQHVLSDVLQSEQGSWFFRKRNRNMIVEVHGPVAEHEDFRWVTLGQLHRLLAVDNLVNMDSRTVLSCMPGGFEGAAEEPTGVSESLERSRDPLSGTLHTTAEVRSWITAQQSEHVVRTDLIPLNAVRRWRRGTHDIHHELGTFFNVVAVDVRSNSREVGGWTQPLLRPYGTGMVAVLVKRVDGVLHALMNARVEPGYLDVVELAPTVQCTPENYAGLGVEYRPPFLDLVLDRHPEQVLFDTELSEEGGRFHEARNRYQIIEVDADFPDADLPDYRWLTLHQLTELLKHSHYVNVQARSLIACLRGLR, encoded by the coding sequence ATGGCGCGCCCCGCTGGAACGGGCTTGCTGCGCAAGCCGGACACGACGCTGCCGCACCGCCTGGAGCGCTCGGCGCGCACCGAGCAGGGCGCGCTGCACCCCACCGAGGACCTGCTGGCCTGGATCGAGGAGCGCAACGCCGCGCAACTGCACGACGTGCGGCGCATCCCGTTCGCGGAGCTGGACAAGTGGCGGTTCGACGACGCCACCGGCGACCTCGGCCACGCCAGCGGCAAGTTCTTCAGCATCCAAGGGCTGCGGGTGCACAGCGACTACGGCCCGGTGCGCACCTGGACGCAGCCGATCATCAACCAGCCCGAGATCGGCATCCTCGGCATCCTGGTGCGCGAGATCGACGGCGTGCTGCACTGCCTGATGCAGGCCAAGACCGAACCGGGCAACGTCAACGGCGTGCAGCTGTCCCCGACGGTGCAGGCCACCCGCAGCAACTACACGCGGGTGCACGAGGGCAACCCGGTGCCGTACCTGGAGCACTTCCGCGACGCCGACGCCCAGCACGTGCTCAGCGACGTCCTGCAGTCCGAACAGGGCTCCTGGTTCTTCCGCAAGCGCAACCGCAACATGATCGTCGAAGTGCACGGCCCCGTCGCCGAGCACGAGGACTTCCGCTGGGTCACGCTCGGGCAGCTGCACCGGCTGCTGGCCGTGGACAACCTGGTGAACATGGACTCCCGCACCGTGCTGTCCTGCATGCCCGGCGGTTTCGAAGGCGCCGCCGAGGAACCCACCGGCGTGTCCGAATCGCTGGAGCGGTCCCGCGATCCGCTCTCCGGCACCCTGCACACCACCGCCGAAGTCCGCAGCTGGATCACCGCGCAGCAGTCCGAGCACGTGGTGCGCACCGACCTCATCCCGCTCAACGCGGTGCGGCGGTGGCGGCGCGGCACGCACGACATCCACCACGAGCTCGGCACCTTCTTCAACGTCGTCGCCGTCGACGTGCGCAGCAACAGCCGCGAAGTGGGCGGCTGGACGCAACCGCTGCTGCGGCCCTACGGCACCGGGATGGTCGCGGTGCTGGTCAAGCGCGTCGACGGCGTGCTGCACGCGCTGATGAACGCGCGCGTCGAACCGGGCTACCTCGACGTGGTGGAACTGGCACCGACCGTGCAGTGCACGCCCGAGAACTACGCCGGACTGGGCGTCGAGTACCGGCCGCCGTTCCTGGACCTGGTGCTCGACCGCCATCCTGAGCAGGTGCTGTTCGACACCGAGCTCTCCGAAGAGGGCGGGCGCTTCCACGAGGCCCGCAACCGGTACCAGATCATCGAAGTCGACGCGGACTTCCCCGACGCCGACCTGCCCGACTACCGCTGGCTGACGCTGCACCAGCTCACCGAGCTGCTCAAGCACAGCCACTACGTCAACGTGCAGGCCCGCAGTCTCATCGCCTGCCTGCGGGGCCTGCGGTGA
- a CDS encoding antibiotic biosynthesis monooxygenase — protein MIFIVVKFTVRPDRAEQWLSLVDDFTQATRREPGNLFFDWARSVEDPNVFVLTEGFASQEAGVEHVQSEHFKAGTELMSELVTTTPDIINVEAPGDGWSKMGEVTPKGV, from the coding sequence GTGATCTTCATCGTCGTCAAGTTCACCGTCCGCCCGGACCGCGCCGAGCAGTGGCTCTCGCTGGTCGACGACTTCACCCAGGCGACCCGGCGGGAACCGGGCAACCTGTTCTTCGACTGGGCCCGCAGCGTCGAGGACCCGAACGTCTTCGTGCTCACCGAAGGCTTCGCCTCCCAGGAAGCCGGCGTCGAGCACGTCCAGTCCGAGCACTTCAAGGCCGGGACGGAACTGATGTCCGAACTGGTCACCACGACACCGGACATCATCAACGTCGAAGCGCCCGGCGACGGCTGGTCCAAGATGGGCGAGGTCACGCCGAAGGGGGTGTGA
- a CDS encoding type 1 glutamine amidotransferase domain-containing protein, producing the protein MAKILFVMTAADHWTLADGSAHPTGFWAEEAVAPYRAFTGAGYEVEVATPGGVRPTVDQGSLGADANGGQEQADAVANGLATFTELDHPIELENVDLADYAAVFYPGGHGPMEDLAVDATSGRLLAEALDSGKPLGVVCHAPAALLATEQGGSSPFAGYRLTAFTNAEEQQAGLAAKAKWLLQDRLVALGADFQEGAPWEPHVIVDRNLFTGQNPASSAPLADQIVKSLAAA; encoded by the coding sequence ATGGCGAAGATCCTGTTCGTGATGACCGCCGCCGACCACTGGACGCTGGCCGACGGCAGCGCGCATCCCACCGGCTTCTGGGCAGAGGAGGCCGTCGCGCCCTACCGCGCGTTCACCGGCGCGGGGTACGAGGTCGAGGTGGCCACGCCCGGCGGGGTCCGGCCCACCGTCGACCAGGGCAGCCTGGGAGCGGACGCCAACGGCGGGCAGGAACAGGCCGACGCCGTGGCCAACGGGCTGGCCACGTTCACCGAACTCGACCACCCGATCGAGCTGGAGAACGTCGACCTCGCCGACTACGCCGCCGTGTTCTACCCCGGCGGGCACGGCCCGATGGAGGACCTGGCGGTCGACGCCACCTCCGGCCGGTTGCTGGCCGAAGCCCTCGACTCCGGCAAGCCGCTGGGCGTCGTCTGCCACGCACCGGCCGCGCTGCTGGCCACCGAGCAGGGCGGGAGCTCGCCGTTCGCGGGTTACCGGCTCACCGCGTTCACCAACGCCGAGGAGCAGCAGGCCGGCTTGGCGGCGAAGGCGAAGTGGCTGTTGCAGGACCGCCTCGTCGCGCTCGGCGCGGACTTCCAGGAGGGCGCGCCGTGGGAGCCGCACGTGATCGTCGACCGCAACCTGTTCACCGGCCAGAACCCGGCCTCCTCCGCGCCGCTGGCGGATCAGATCGTGAAGTCTTTGGCCGCCGCGTAG
- a CDS encoding GAF domain-containing protein: MDEDVREIRPGTDVRGRARVLAQVHEALFSGGRAPVQPRGLVARSWRRARAQGVDPDLRIPPDPAGVAEVERRRERSGIRPVLAELRAALTSIAEDSRHVMVVTDSDGVVLWREGASRVRRLADDIGFAEGARWSEGVVGGNAIGTALAEGAPVQMFAAEHFLRAHHVWTCTAAPLHDPRTGELLGIVDVSGPAETIHPMTVALVGTAVKLAEAGLWRGHERRLDSLRQVAGPLLAGSTGPGLVVDEHGWVAAATGFAGPDRVAAPREGRPLAVHGVGDCVPEPVPGGWLLRPAPGPRMRLVLDLGATPPRAVVEGSSRWVQPLSVRHAELLLLLAGAGPAGMSAAQLSEAVFGDGTHLVTVRAEVSRLRRTLGGLVLARPYRIAPGVEFPLPDLTGCPLVTRSTAPGIHRLAHEP, from the coding sequence GTGGACGAGGACGTCCGCGAGATCCGGCCCGGGACCGATGTGCGCGGACGGGCGCGGGTCTTGGCGCAGGTCCACGAAGCGCTGTTCTCCGGCGGTCGTGCACCCGTCCAGCCGCGCGGCCTGGTCGCCCGGTCGTGGCGGCGCGCGCGAGCGCAAGGAGTCGACCCCGACCTGCGGATTCCGCCGGACCCGGCGGGGGTCGCGGAAGTGGAGCGGCGCCGGGAGCGCTCCGGGATCCGTCCGGTGCTGGCGGAGCTGCGCGCCGCGCTGACCTCGATCGCCGAGGATTCCCGGCACGTGATGGTCGTGACCGACTCCGACGGGGTCGTGCTGTGGCGCGAAGGGGCCAGCCGGGTGCGCCGCCTCGCCGACGACATCGGGTTCGCCGAGGGCGCCCGGTGGTCCGAAGGGGTCGTCGGCGGCAACGCGATCGGCACCGCGCTCGCCGAGGGCGCGCCGGTGCAGATGTTCGCCGCCGAGCACTTCCTGCGCGCGCACCACGTGTGGACCTGCACGGCCGCGCCGCTGCACGATCCGCGAACGGGGGAGCTGCTGGGGATCGTGGACGTCAGCGGACCGGCGGAGACGATCCACCCGATGACGGTGGCACTGGTCGGCACGGCGGTGAAGCTCGCCGAGGCGGGCCTGTGGCGCGGGCACGAGCGGCGGCTCGACTCGCTGCGGCAGGTCGCGGGGCCGCTGCTGGCGGGCTCGACCGGGCCGGGGCTCGTCGTCGACGAGCACGGCTGGGTCGCGGCGGCCACCGGTTTCGCCGGTCCGGACCGGGTGGCCGCGCCCCGGGAGGGGAGACCGCTCGCGGTGCACGGCGTGGGCGACTGCGTCCCGGAACCGGTGCCGGGCGGCTGGTTGCTGCGCCCGGCGCCCGGCCCGCGGATGCGGCTCGTGCTCGACCTGGGTGCCACGCCGCCGCGGGCGGTGGTCGAAGGGTCGAGCCGCTGGGTGCAGCCGTTGTCGGTGCGGCACGCGGAGTTGCTGCTCCTGCTCGCCGGTGCCGGTCCGGCGGGCATGTCGGCGGCGCAGCTCTCCGAGGCGGTCTTCGGCGACGGCACGCACCTGGTGACGGTGCGCGCCGAGGTGTCCCGGCTACGCAGAACGCTCGGCGGCCTGGTGCTGGCCCGGCCGTACCGGATCGCGCCCGGAGTGGAGTTCCCGCTGCCCGACCTCACCGGCTGCCCGCTGGTGACCCGCTCCACGGCCCCCGGCATCCACCGCCTCGCCCACGAGCCCTGA
- a CDS encoding EamA family transporter, translated as MDASPPLTKRRPNVKLCAAMAVAAMLSVQTGAAVSTWMFGSLGPVGAAFSRLALAALILLLFVRPDFRSISWEALLSAAGLGVVSAAMTLCYFQAIDRIPLGTASTLEYLGPFAVAVFGLRRSYDVIWPVLALLGVVLLTSPWSGSLDLAGIGFGLAAGASLAGYVLLSQRVGDGFSGLQGLAVSLAVAAVVSGFFGVGDVVAGFSVPVLLTSVLAALLLPLLPYALEMQALRGMRASSFATLMSFEPGFACIIGFLLLGQHLALLQIAGIALVVIAGIGAVRRGER; from the coding sequence ATGGACGCGTCTCCGCCGCTCACGAAGCGACGACCGAACGTCAAGCTCTGCGCCGCGATGGCGGTCGCGGCGATGCTGTCGGTGCAGACCGGCGCCGCGGTCTCGACGTGGATGTTCGGCAGCCTCGGTCCCGTCGGCGCCGCGTTCTCCCGGCTGGCGCTGGCTGCGCTGATCCTGCTGCTGTTCGTGCGGCCCGATTTCCGCTCCATCTCGTGGGAGGCGCTGCTGTCCGCGGCCGGGCTGGGAGTCGTGAGCGCGGCCATGACGTTGTGCTACTTCCAGGCGATCGACCGCATCCCGCTGGGCACGGCGAGCACTTTGGAGTACCTCGGGCCGTTCGCGGTCGCCGTGTTCGGGCTGCGGCGTTCCTACGACGTGATCTGGCCGGTGCTGGCGCTGCTCGGCGTCGTGCTGCTCACCAGCCCGTGGTCGGGTTCGCTGGACCTGGCCGGGATCGGGTTCGGCCTGGCCGCGGGAGCGAGCCTGGCGGGGTACGTGCTGCTGAGCCAGCGCGTGGGCGACGGGTTCTCCGGGTTGCAGGGGCTCGCGGTGTCGCTGGCGGTCGCCGCCGTGGTGTCCGGGTTCTTCGGAGTCGGGGACGTCGTCGCCGGGTTCAGCGTTCCGGTGCTGCTGACCTCGGTGCTCGCCGCGTTGTTGCTGCCGCTGCTGCCCTACGCGCTGGAGATGCAGGCGCTGCGCGGGATGCGGGCCTCGTCGTTCGCGACGCTGATGAGCTTCGAGCCGGGGTTCGCCTGCATCATCGGTTTCCTGCTGCTGGGGCAGCACTTGGCGCTGCTGCAGATCGCCGGGATCGCGCTGGTGGTCATCGCCGGCATCGGGGCGGTGCGCCGCGGCGAGCGCTGA
- a CDS encoding Gfo/Idh/MocA family oxidoreductase: MSGPVRLGVLGCSAIARRRTLPAVADIPELTTAAVASRDAAKAAEFAVAFGGTPTGYDELIADPEIDAIYLSLPTALHHEWTARALRAGKHVLCEKPLTDDAARTRELTGLAREKGLVLRENFAFLHHPQHVRVAELVAGGRIGALRTFTATFGIPPLPAADIRYDRALGGGSLLDVGVYPLRAAQLLLGPGLAVAGATLRSDEELGVDLAGHVLLVSPEGVFADLEFGFQHTYRSRYGLWGSAAELSLDRAFTPPAEHRPVLRIDEQDHAEELTLGASHQFRTSLAAFAGAVLDRGPDEPAWLDAADETARLITEVRERAVRVRG; encoded by the coding sequence GTGAGCGGGCCGGTGCGGCTGGGCGTGCTGGGCTGCTCGGCCATCGCGCGGCGCCGCACGCTGCCCGCCGTCGCCGACATCCCGGAGCTGACGACGGCCGCCGTGGCCAGCAGGGACGCGGCGAAGGCCGCGGAGTTCGCCGTCGCGTTCGGCGGCACGCCCACCGGTTACGACGAACTCATCGCCGACCCGGAGATCGACGCGATCTACCTGTCGCTGCCGACGGCGCTGCACCACGAGTGGACGGCGCGGGCGCTGCGCGCCGGCAAGCACGTGCTGTGCGAGAAGCCGCTCACCGACGACGCCGCCCGCACCCGCGAGCTGACCGGGCTCGCGCGGGAGAAGGGCTTGGTGCTGCGGGAGAACTTCGCGTTCCTGCACCACCCGCAGCACGTCCGGGTCGCCGAACTCGTCGCCGGCGGCCGGATCGGTGCGCTGCGGACGTTCACCGCGACGTTCGGCATCCCGCCGCTGCCCGCAGCGGACATCCGCTACGACCGGGCGCTCGGCGGCGGCTCGCTGCTCGACGTCGGCGTGTACCCGCTGCGGGCGGCGCAGCTGCTGCTCGGGCCGGGCCTGGCGGTGGCGGGCGCGACGCTGCGCAGCGACGAGGAGCTCGGCGTGGACCTGGCCGGGCACGTGCTGCTGGTGTCGCCGGAGGGCGTGTTCGCCGACCTGGAGTTCGGCTTCCAGCACACCTACCGGTCGCGCTACGGCCTGTGGGGTTCGGCGGCGGAGCTGAGCCTGGACCGCGCGTTCACCCCGCCCGCCGAGCACCGCCCGGTGCTGCGCATCGACGAGCAGGACCACGCCGAGGAGCTCACGCTCGGCGCCTCCCACCAGTTCCGCACGTCGCTCGCCGCGTTCGCCGGTGCCGTGCTGGACCGCGGCCCGGACGAACCGGCCTGGCTCGACGCCGCCGACGAGACCGCCCGGCTGATCACCGAGGTCCGCGAGCGGGCCGTGCGGGTGCGCGGCTGA